A genomic stretch from Arachis stenosperma cultivar V10309 chromosome 3, arast.V10309.gnm1.PFL2, whole genome shotgun sequence includes:
- the LOC130966068 gene encoding uncharacterized protein LOC130966068, with translation MFTTTNIVLNNIIEDGTTYAQRGEAYGVSKILLSFEFVFTLHLMKEIMGITNVLCQALQQQSQDILNAMHIVSTSKLLLQQLRDGGWCNFLANVKDFCEKHEIEIPNMSAQYVFGRGRSRQPSVTVEHHYRIDVFLATIDSQIQELNSRFNEQIIELLTLSCALDPKDNFKSFNIEEISKLA, from the coding sequence ATGTTTACTACTACCAACATTGTTCTCAATAATATCATTGAAGACGGGACAACTTATGCACAAAGAGGTGAGGCTTATGGtgttagtaaaatattattgtcatttgaatttgttttcACTTTGCACTTGATGAAAGAGATTATGGGAATCACTAATGTTCTTTGCCAAGCACTGCAACAACAATCTCAAGATATTCTTAATGCAATGCATATTGTTTCTACATCAAAGTTACTTCTTCAACAATTAAGAGATGGTGGATGGTGCAATTTTCTTGCAAATGTTAAAGATTTTTGTGAAAAGCATGAAATTGAAATCCCTAATATGAGTGCACAATATGTTTTTGGAAGAGGTCGATCTCGTCAACCAAGTGTGACAGTTGAGCATCATTATCGAATAGATGTATTCTTGGCAACAATTGACTCTCAAATACAAGAGTTGAATAGTAGATTTAATGAGCAAATAATAGAGCTTTTGACTTTGAGTTGTGCTTTGGATCCTAAGGATAATTTCAAATCATTTAATATTGAAGAAATTAGCAAGTTAGCATAG
- the LOC130966069 gene encoding uncharacterized protein LOC130966069: MIWKFLPNKRDEIRRAYIKVGPNQPILDNYPFSGDKSHHRFQASWFKLFPSWLEYSIEDDAIYYFPYFLFAKELSINTGSNAFIENGFRNWKKVNSGKECAFLNHIGKCPNSFHHKVLKSCDDLMKQSQHIDRLLHKQTLEEIEKNRIRLGASIDCIRWLTFQGCAYRGHDESQSSSNRGNFLEMLKFLGSYNERVKKNILKNAPKNAKYTSNDVQKEILHILATKVRNSIREEIGDAKFCIIVDEARDESKKEQMAIVLRFVTLDGFVKERFFNLVHVTDTCATTLKKELISVLSHYNLQVENIRGQGYDGASNMRGEWNGLQALFLKDSPQAYYVHYFSLRLQLALVAASREVLQIHEFFTQLNSIVTIVSVSSKRHDQLQEDQAIENAYLVAQYELEIGKGANQINTLQRAGDT; the protein is encoded by the coding sequence ATGATTTGGAAGTTTCTTCCAAATAAAAGAGATGAAATCCGTCGGGCTTATATTAAAGTTGGGCCAAATCAACCAATTCTTGATAATTATCCATTTTCTGGTGATAAAAGTCATCATCGCTTTCAAGCTTCATGGTTTAAATTGTTCCCATCTTGGTTAGAATATTCTATAGAAGATGATGCTATATATTATTTTCCGtactttctttttgctaaggaACTTTCAATCAATACGGGTTCAAATGCTTTTATTGAGAATGGTTTCagaaattggaagaaagtaaaTAGTGGAAAAGAATGTGCTTTTTTGAATCACATTGGCAAATGTCCCAACTCATTCCATCATAAGGTGCTGAAATCATGTGATGATTTGATGAAACAATCACAACATATTGACAGACTTCTTCATAAGCAAACATTAGAAGAGATTGAAAAGAATCGAATTCGACTAGGAGCATCTATAGATTGCATTAGATGGTTAACATTTCAAGGTTGTGCATACAGAGGGCATGATGAAAGCCAAAGTTCAAGCAACAGAGGTAACTTTTTGGAAATGTTGAAATTTTTGGGATCTTACAATGAAAGAGTGAAAaagaatattttgaaaaatgctCCAAAAAATGCTAAGTATACTTCAAATGATGTCCAAAAAGAAATTCTACATATTCTTGCTACTAAGGTGAGAAATTCAATTAGAGAAGAGATTGGAGATGCCAAATTTTGTATTATTGTTGATGAAGCTAGAGATGAATCTAAAAAGGAGCAAATGGCCATTGTTTTGAGATTTGTTACTCTAGATGGTTTTGTTAAAGAGAGATTCTTTAATCTTGTACATGTCACTGATACTTGTGCAACAACTTTAAAGAAAGAATTGATTTCTGTCCTTTCTCATTATAATCTCCAAGTTGAAAATATTAGGGGTCAAGGGTATGATGGTGCTAGCAACATGCGGGGTGAGTGGAATGGTTTGCAAGCTTTGTTTCTTAAAGATTCTCCACAAGCATACTATGTACATTATTTTTCTCTTAGGTTACAATTAGCATTGGTGGCAGCTTCAAGAGAGGTACTTCAAATTCATGAATTTTTTACTCAATTAAACTCTATTGTCACTATTGTTAGTGTTTCTTCAAAAAGACATGATCAATTACAAGAAGATCAAGCAATTGAAAATGCATACTTGGTTGCTCAATATGAATTAGAAATAGGCAAAGGTGCGAATCAAATAAACACTTTACAAAGAGCTGGGGATACTTGA